In Sulfuriferula plumbiphila, the genomic window GCAAGGCGCTCGGCGTGGTACCGCAGGAGCTGGTGTACGACCCTTTTTTCACCGTGCGCGAAGGGCTGCGCATTCAGTCCGGCTATTTTGGCCTGCGCCGCAATGACGACTGGATAGACGAGGTCATGGCCAATCTCGATCTGCTCGACAAGGCCGACCGCAACATGCGCACCCTGTCCGGCGGCATGAAACGGCGCGTGCTGGTAGCGCAGGCGCTGGTACACAAGCCGCCGGTGATGATCCTCGACGAGCCCACCGCCGGGGTGGACGTGGAATTGCGCCAGTCGCTATGGGCATTCATCCGCAAGCTCAATGAGGGTGGCCATACCATCGTGCTCACCACGCATTATCTGGAGGAGGCGCAGGCCTTGTGCAATCGCGTCGCCATGCTCAAGCAGGGGCGTATCGTCGCGCTGGACAGCACCGCCAACCTGCTCAACAGTATTGCCGAGCGTCATCTGCGCATCAGGATTACACCCGACGCGCTGCCTGCCGGACTGGCCGCACGCGTCGTCAGCCACATCGACGGTTTGCATGTGCTGGCGCTGGATCATTACGCGGATCTGGAGGGGGTGCTGGCACAGTTGCGTCAGGCGGGTGTCTGCATTCAGGAAATGGAACTCACCCAGCCCGATCTGGAAGATGTCTTCGTCCGGATCATGGGAGCATCCTGATGGTCGGCTTCTACACGCTGCTGTACAAAGAGCTGCTGCGCTTCTGGAAAGTGTCGTTCCAGACAGTGCTGGCGCCGGTCATTACCGCGCTGCTGTATCTGCTGATTTTCTCGCACGTGCTGGAAGCGCATGTGCAGGTCTATCCGGGCGTTCGCTACACGGCGTTTCTGGTACCCGGCCTGGTGATGATGTCGATGCTGCAGAATGCCTTTGCCAACAGTTCGTCCAGCCTGATTCAGTCAAAGATTACCGGCAATATTGTATTCATGCTGCTGCCGCCGCTATCCTATCTGGAATTTTTTGCGGCCTACCTGCTCGCCTCGATAGCGCGTGGCGTTGTGGTCGGCCTGGGCGTATTTGTAGTGACGCTGGTGTTTACCCGGCTCGTTATTCTGCATCCGCTGTGGCTGATTGTTTTTGCATTTTTGGGCACCGGTATCCTCGGCACGCTGGGAATTATCGCCGGTATCTGGTCGGAAAAATTCGACCAGCTGGCTGCGTTTCAGAACTTCATCATCATGCCGTTGACGTTTCTCTCCGGCGTGTTCTACTCCATCCACTCATTGCCCCCATTCTGGCAGGACGTGTCGCGTTTTAACCCGGTTTTTTACATGATAGACGGGTTCCGCTACGGTTTCTTCGGGGTGGCTGACGTGGCACCGCAATTGAGCCTGCTGGTGGTGGGGGTGTGCTTTGTGGCATTATCCGCACTCACCCTGATTCTGCTCAAAAGCGGCTACAAACTCCGGCATTGACAATATATGGTTACTCCCGAAAATATCCAGCAATACATCGAGCAGGGCATGCCCTGCGAGCTCGTGCGTGTGGCTGGCGATGGTCAGCACTTTGAAGCGATCATCGTCAGCGCCGAGTTTCGTGGCAAAAATCGCGTGCAGCAGCACCAGATCGTGTACCGTGCCCTGGGCGATCGCATGAAGGCCGAAATCCACGCGCTTTCCATGAAAACCCTGACCCCGGAAGAATGGGCAGCAGGGAATAGCTGATGGATAAATTGGCAATGCAGGGCGGCGTTCGCCTGTCCGGAGAAGTGCGCATCTCGGGCGCCAAGAATGCCGCACTGCCCATGCTCTGTGCCGGTTTGCTCAGCGCCGACATTCTGCGCCTGGAGAACCTGCCCAAACTCAAGGACATCAGCACCAGCCTGACACTGCTCGGCCATATCGGCATGCAGGTCTCGCTCGACGACCAGGGCGGCGTGGCGTTACAGGCCGCGCATCTGGACCGGCTCGAAGCGCCCTATGAACTGGTCAAAACCATGCGCGCCTCGATTCTGGTGCTCGGCCCCATCCTGGCGCGCTATGGTGAGGCCAGGGTGTCGCTGCCCGGCGGCTGCGCGATTGGTTCGCGTCCGGTGGATCTGCACATCAAGGGTTTGCAGGCAATGGGAGCAGAAATCCACATCGAGCACGGCTACATCCACGCCAAGGCCAGCCGTCTCAAGGGTGCGCGCATTTTCATGGATACCGTTACCGTGACCGGTACCGAAAACCTGATGATGGCCGCCACCCTGGCCGATGGCATGACCGTGCTGGAAAATGCGGCGCGCGAGCCGGAGGTGGTGGATCTGGCCAATTGCCTGATTGCCATGGGCGCCAGAATCGAAGGCGCGGGTAGCGATGTCATCTTCATTCATGGTGTGGACAGGCTGCACGGCGCCACCCATAAAATCATGCCGGACCGGATTGAAACCGGCACCTACCTGGTGGCCGCGGCGATCACGCAGGGGCAGGTCAGGTTGCTGAATACGCGCGCCGATATTATCGAATCGGTGCTGGACAAGCTGCGCGAAGCCGGTGCTCATATCGATGTGGGTAACGACTGGATCAGCCTGGAAATGCACACCCGTCCCAAGGCGGTGAACCTCAAAACCGCGCCTTATCCGGCATTCCCTACCGACATGCAGGCACAGTTCATGGCGCTCAACTGTATAGCCGAAGGCGTGGGCACGGTCACCGAAACCATTTTCGAAAACCGCTTCATGCATGTACAGGAAATGCAGCGCCTGGGCGCCGATATCGCGGTGGAAGGCAACACCGCCCTGGTGCGCGGCGTGGACAGGCTGGAAGGCGCGGTGGTCATGGCGACCGATCTGCGTGCCTCGGCGTCATTGGTGCTGGCAGCGCTGGTGGCGGAGGGTGAAAGCATCATCGAACGCATTTACCATATCGACCGTGGCTACGAATGCATCGAGGAAAAATTCGCCCAATTGGGCGCGCGCATCCGCCGCATAAAATGACCCGAGGTACCCATGATTACCATAGCCCTGTCCAAAGGACGCATCTTCCAGGAAACCCTGCCGCTGCTTGAAGCCGCGGGCATCATCCCGCGCGAGGACCCGGAAAAATCGCGCAAGCTGATTATCGCCACCAACCGGCCTGATGTGCGCCTCATCATCATCCGCGCCACCGACGTGCCCACTTACGTGCAATATGGCGCGGCAGACCTGGGCGTGGCGGGCAGGGACGTGTTGATCGAGCACGGGGGCGAGGGCATGTACCAGCCGCTGGATTTGAACATCGCGCGCTGCAAGATGATGGTGGCGGCACATCCGGCTTTCGACTACCAACAAGCCGTGCGTCAGGGCGCGCGCCTGCGCGTGGCCACCAAATATCTCAAAACCGCACGCGAATATTTCGCCGCCAAGGGCGTGCACGTTGACCTCATCAAGCTGTATGGCTCGATGGAACTGGCACCGCTGGTCAAGCTCGCCGACGTGATTGTGGACCTGGTGAGCAGCGGCAATACCCTCAAGGCCAATGGCCTGGTGGCGGTAGCGGACATCATGGACATCAGCTCGCGTCTGGTGGTCAACCAGGCCTCGCTCAAGCTGAAGCGCGCAGAAATCCAGCCCATGCTGGACAGCTTCGCCTCGGCCGTCGCAGCGGGCTGACGTCTGTTGTTGGCGACGCCCGTCAACCTGCCAGCTGATTCATCCATCCAGCGCATCCTGGTCATCAAATGGAGTGCGCTGGGCGATCTGGTGATGGCCAGCGCATTGTTTGAGGACATACGCCGCGCCTTTCCCCGCGCCGAGATACATCTAAATACCCAGCCTGCCAATCAGAAGCTGTTTGCCGCCGACACACGCTTTGCCAAAATCATCGCGCTGGATACGCGTGCCAGATCCGGCAGGCTCGGCGCCATGCTGCGCTGGCTGCGCAGCATACGTGCAGGTCGCTACGACCTGGTGGTCGATCTGCAGACCAGCGACCGCAGCCGTTTTTTGCTCGGCGTGTTGCAACTCACCGGCATGGGTATCCGCCATCGCGTCGGCAATCATGGCTTTTGGCCATACACCATCGGGCCGGACGATCTGCCGCTGGACATTAATCCGGTGCTGCGCATGCGCGCCGCGCTTAAGCTGGCAGGCATTCCCACGCCCACCAGCCATCCGGTGCTGGCGGTGCCGGAGCATAATCGTGAGCGCGTGCAGCGTCTGCTGACGCAACACGGTATCGCGGATGAGGACTACGCGCTGCTGTTCCCTGGCTGCCATCCGCGCGGTTACCTGAAGCGCTGGGGGGAGCAAAACTACGCCGAATTGGGCCGATTGCTGTTGCAGGAGAGACTGGTCAGGCACATTGTCATCGCCGGCGGCCCGGATGAAGTCGGGTTGGGCAACACCCTCGCCAGCCACATTGGCACAGCGGCAGTGAATCTGTGCGGTGCCACCGAAATGCTGGACATCATTCCGCTGGCCGAGCACGCCCGCTACATCATCGGCAACGACACCGGCACCTCGCATCTGGCCGCCTGCAGCGCACGTCCGCAAGTGGTGATTTGCGGTCCTACCGATCCCACCCGCGTCAAACCGCTGGGCGACCAGGTCATCGCCATCCAGGCCGACTTGCCATGCAGCAATTGCTATCGCAAGCATTGCGCGCATCACTCGTGCATGCGCGAGGTGCGCCCGGCGCAGGTGCTGGCATTGCTCACAGTAGCGCAGGTGCACGCCATCATCCGGGTGCCGGCCAGAATCCTTGAGGCGCTTCCCCATGCCTGATCCGCGCCATATCCTGTTCGTCACCCTGAGCAACATCGGTGATGCGGTAATGACCACCCCGGTGCTGGCCGCATTGCGCGCACGCTATCCCCAGGCGCGCTTTGACATCGTCGCCGATGCGCGTTCGGCTGCCTTGTTCGAACACTTCGACGCACTGGACGAGATTATCCTCAAGCACAAAAATGTCCGCTGGCGCGACCAACTGGTCTTCGTCGCCCGGCTGCGCCGCAAGCGCTACGACCTCATCGTGGACCTGCGCACCGATGGCCTGGGCTGGCTGCTACGCGCCAAACGGCGCTTGCATAAAGTCAAGCACCACCCGCCCGAGCGCCATAGCGTGGTGCGGCATTTCATGGCCATTGCGCCGCTGCTTGGACACATCCGGCCGCCGCCCGCTGAATTATGGATAGCGCCGGCGATCCATGCCCGTGTGGCAGCCTGGCTGCAAGTGCTGCCCGGCAAGCGCTGGCTGGCCCTTGGGCCGGGCGCCAACTGGGAAGGCAAAATCTGGCCTGCCCGGCACTTTGCTGCGCTGGCGCAGCACTGCGCCGGACAATTCGACGCCGTGATTTTTCTGGGAAGCGCGGCCGACACTGCGCGTGTGGCAGACATCGTCCGCACGCTGTCCTTGCCCTGCCTCGATCTGACGGGCAAGAGCGGTCTGCTCGAGGCCGCTGCCGTGTTGCAGCGCGCAACCGTGTTTGTGGGGAATGACTCCGGCCTTGGCCACCTCGCCGGCGCAGTCGGTACGCCTACGCTTACCGTATTCGGCCCGGGCGAGCCACTGCGCTATCATCCCTGGGGCGCACGGGCGCGCTGGCTGACTGCGCCGGGCAACGACCTTGCCCGGCTCGAGGTGGCGCGGGTTGCCGAACAATTGGACGATCTGCTGAGCCTTTCATGAACCTAAAAAAACTTAGTTCTAAACCACGGGTTCACGGTGGGCACGGAGAAAGGCAATCCTGGGGCTTTTATGGCCTCACCCAACGGGTGAATACCAGGCGACCTGCTATCCGTTGTTTTTACTCCGTGTTCTCCGTGAACGCCGTGGTTAACTGCTTTTTTCCAGGATGAACATCCACTCCCTGCACATTATCGGCAGCAGGCAATCCGGCGGCGCCGAGCGTTTCTATGCGCGTCTGGTGAACGCGCTGGCGCAGTGCGGCGGGCGTGTCACCAGCATCACGCCGCCGGGCAGTGCGATCAATGCCGAACTCAATGCCAACGTGCAGCAGCGGCACCTGCCGTTGCGCAGTGTGTGGGACTTGCCTTCACGCTGGAAAATCGGCATGACTGCCCGCACCGGGGACGCTGACATCGTGCAGACCTACATGGGGCGTGCCACTCGCCTGACGCATTTCAAGCCGGGGAAAAAGCCTGTGCACGTGGCGCGTCTGGGCGGTTATTACGACCTCAAGGGCTACCGCCACGCCCATGCCTGGGTAGGCAACACCCACGGCATTTGCGATTACCTCATCCAGCATGGACTGCCTGCGCAGCGGGTGTTCCATATCGGCAATTTCGTTGAGCCGGGCGCGCCGCTCAGTGCCACGGAGCAAGTCATACACCGCCAGGCGCTGGGCGTGCCGCACGATGCCTGGGTCGTGTCGGCAGTGGGACGCCTGCACCCCAACAAAGGCATGGCGGATTTGCTCGACGCTTTTCATCTGCTGCCCGCGCAGCTGGCAGGCCGCCCATTGCACCTGGCGATTGCGGGCGACGGTCCGCTGCGTGCTGCGCTGCACCAGCACGCGGCGCAGCTGGGCATCAGTGACCGCGTACACTGGCTGGGCTGGCAGGCCGACCCCGCGCCGGTATATCGCAGCGCAGATGTGTTTGTCTGTCCGTCGCGGCATGAACCGCTGGGCAACGTGATTCTGGAAGCCTGGGCACAGGGTGTGGCGGTGGTGTCCACGCGCAGCCAGGGCGCGCAGGAACTGATTGAGGATGGCGTGGATGGCGTGCTCACCCCGGTAGGGGATGCCGCTGCCATGGCCGGCGCGATACGCGCGCTGATAGGGGATGAAAGCGCTTGTGGCAGGCTTGCCGCGCAAGCGCGTCATAAGCTTGCGCAGCAGTTTTCGGAAGCCGGAATCGTGGGCGAATATACCGCACTGTATCAACACCTGCTGGCGGCGCTGCGCTGATGTGCGGCATTGCGGGCATTTATTCGGTGTCGGCAGCGGTGCCGCAAGCAGCCCTCACGCAATTGGCTGCAGCGCTGCGCCACCGCGGACCGGATGCGACCGGCTATCACCAGACCGCCAGGCTGGGCCTGGTGCATACCCGGCTGTCCATCATCGATCTGGCCGGCGGCAACCAGCCGCTGTATACCCGGGATCGCCGGCTGTGCGTGGTGGCCAACGGCGAAATCTACAACCACATCGAATTGCGCGCCACGCTGGAAGCGCGCGGCCATGTATTCAGCACGCACTCCGACTGCGAAACCATCCTCCATGCCTACCGCGAGTACGGCGATGATTTCGTCCGGCATCTGTTCGGCATGTTTGCCTTCGCGCTGTATGACGTGACACGCGACCGCCTGTTGCTGGCGCGCGACCGGCTCGGCATCAAGCCGCTGTTCATCATGGCGGATAGCGCGGGTGTCGGGTTCGCCTCCGAAATCAAAGCGCTGTTGCCGGCAGGCGCGCCCGCGCACATCGAGCCTGATGCGCTGCTGCAATACTTCCACAGCAATTTCATCAGTGGTGCGCGCACCATTGTCGCCGGCATCGAAAAAGTATTGCCCGGCGAGCTGGTGGAAGTGCGCGACGGCCGCATTACCTCACGCAGCCGCTACTGGCAATTAAGCGACGTTGAGCCGCTGGAAATTTCCTACGCCGAGGCGGCACGCCGTTTCGACGATCTGATGGCGACCGTGGTGCAGCAGCATCTGCGCGCCGACGTGCCGTTCGGCGTGTTTCTCTCCGGCGGCGTGGATTCTTCCACGCTGGTGGCGCTGATCCGCCGTTACAGCGACCAGCCGCTGCATACCTATTCGGTGGGATTTCCCGGCGCGGCGGTGAATAACGAGCTTGCCGCTGCGCGCCGCGTTGCCGAGCAATTCCACACCGGGCATACCGAGCTGGCTCTGAGCGAGCGCGATCTGCTCGCGGTGCTCAATGACACCATTGCGGTATCGGGCGAGCTGATGGCCGACTACGCCAATTTGCCCACCTGGCTGCTCGCCCGGCGCGCCAGCCAGGACGTCAAAGTGGTGCTGTCAGGTGAAGGGGGGGATGAAGTATTCGCAGGCTACGGACGCTATCGCGCACCCCGCATCAGGCGGCTGTGGCAAGCGCTGCAACACCCAGGCAGCGGCGGTTACCGCACCCGCGGGTTGGCAAAATCAGTGTCTGTTACGGATTTGTTCAATGGCGGTGACGCGGAACGCATCGCCC contains:
- a CDS encoding glycosyltransferase family 9 protein, which translates into the protein MPDPRHILFVTLSNIGDAVMTTPVLAALRARYPQARFDIVADARSAALFEHFDALDEIILKHKNVRWRDQLVFVARLRRKRYDLIVDLRTDGLGWLLRAKRRLHKVKHHPPERHSVVRHFMAIAPLLGHIRPPPAELWIAPAIHARVAAWLQVLPGKRWLALGPGANWEGKIWPARHFAALAQHCAGQFDAVIFLGSAADTARVADIVRTLSLPCLDLTGKSGLLEAAAVLQRATVFVGNDSGLGHLAGAVGTPTLTVFGPGEPLRYHPWGARARWLTAPGNDLARLEVARVAEQLDDLLSLS
- the murA gene encoding UDP-N-acetylglucosamine 1-carboxyvinyltransferase → MDKLAMQGGVRLSGEVRISGAKNAALPMLCAGLLSADILRLENLPKLKDISTSLTLLGHIGMQVSLDDQGGVALQAAHLDRLEAPYELVKTMRASILVLGPILARYGEARVSLPGGCAIGSRPVDLHIKGLQAMGAEIHIEHGYIHAKASRLKGARIFMDTVTVTGTENLMMAATLADGMTVLENAAREPEVVDLANCLIAMGARIEGAGSDVIFIHGVDRLHGATHKIMPDRIETGTYLVAAAITQGQVRLLNTRADIIESVLDKLREAGAHIDVGNDWISLEMHTRPKAVNLKTAPYPAFPTDMQAQFMALNCIAEGVGTVTETIFENRFMHVQEMQRLGADIAVEGNTALVRGVDRLEGAVVMATDLRASASLVLAALVAEGESIIERIYHIDRGYECIEEKFAQLGARIRRIK
- the asnB gene encoding asparagine synthase (glutamine-hydrolyzing) is translated as MCGIAGIYSVSAAVPQAALTQLAAALRHRGPDATGYHQTARLGLVHTRLSIIDLAGGNQPLYTRDRRLCVVANGEIYNHIELRATLEARGHVFSTHSDCETILHAYREYGDDFVRHLFGMFAFALYDVTRDRLLLARDRLGIKPLFIMADSAGVGFASEIKALLPAGAPAHIEPDALLQYFHSNFISGARTIVAGIEKVLPGELVEVRDGRITSRSRYWQLSDVEPLEISYAEAARRFDDLMATVVQQHLRADVPFGVFLSGGVDSSTLVALIRRYSDQPLHTYSVGFPGAAVNNELAAARRVAEQFHTGHTELALSERDLLAVLNDTIAVSGELMADYANLPTWLLARRASQDVKVVLSGEGGDEVFAGYGRYRAPRIRRLWQALQHPGSGGYRTRGLAKSVSVTDLFNGGDAERIARAPFIQAWREANPRWSDLVRMQYTDVATWLADDLLVKADRMMMAHGVEGRVPFLDHRVVEFGLALPDRLKVEGRTGKVFLRRWAEQFLPRDHLWSKKKGFTVPVREWLRGERMVQLGAACHGHAAFQAMRAAPLARLIGRQSRTGDETIFVWALLQYGLWHERFVQGGAGVLHDWVDAGTH
- a CDS encoding BolA family protein, which translates into the protein MVTPENIQQYIEQGMPCELVRVAGDGQHFEAIIVSAEFRGKNRVQQHQIVYRALGDRMKAEIHALSMKTLTPEEWAAGNS
- a CDS encoding ABC transporter ATP-binding protein; translation: MGATPAILVRRLHKHFGSLHALQGVDLEVRQGEFFALLGPNGAGKTTLISILAGLTRASSGSAAVMGHDVVRDYRATRKALGVVPQELVYDPFFTVREGLRIQSGYFGLRRNDDWIDEVMANLDLLDKADRNMRTLSGGMKRRVLVAQALVHKPPVMILDEPTAGVDVELRQSLWAFIRKLNEGGHTIVLTTHYLEEAQALCNRVAMLKQGRIVALDSTANLLNSIAERHLRIRITPDALPAGLAARVVSHIDGLHVLALDHYADLEGVLAQLRQAGVCIQEMELTQPDLEDVFVRIMGAS
- the hisG gene encoding ATP phosphoribosyltransferase is translated as MITIALSKGRIFQETLPLLEAAGIIPREDPEKSRKLIIATNRPDVRLIIIRATDVPTYVQYGAADLGVAGRDVLIEHGGEGMYQPLDLNIARCKMMVAAHPAFDYQQAVRQGARLRVATKYLKTAREYFAAKGVHVDLIKLYGSMELAPLVKLADVIVDLVSSGNTLKANGLVAVADIMDISSRLVVNQASLKLKRAEIQPMLDSFASAVAAG
- a CDS encoding ABC transporter permease, producing the protein MVGFYTLLYKELLRFWKVSFQTVLAPVITALLYLLIFSHVLEAHVQVYPGVRYTAFLVPGLVMMSMLQNAFANSSSSLIQSKITGNIVFMLLPPLSYLEFFAAYLLASIARGVVVGLGVFVVTLVFTRLVILHPLWLIVFAFLGTGILGTLGIIAGIWSEKFDQLAAFQNFIIMPLTFLSGVFYSIHSLPPFWQDVSRFNPVFYMIDGFRYGFFGVADVAPQLSLLVVGVCFVALSALTLILLKSGYKLRH
- a CDS encoding glycosyltransferase family 9 protein, encoding MLATPVNLPADSSIQRILVIKWSALGDLVMASALFEDIRRAFPRAEIHLNTQPANQKLFAADTRFAKIIALDTRARSGRLGAMLRWLRSIRAGRYDLVVDLQTSDRSRFLLGVLQLTGMGIRHRVGNHGFWPYTIGPDDLPLDINPVLRMRAALKLAGIPTPTSHPVLAVPEHNRERVQRLLTQHGIADEDYALLFPGCHPRGYLKRWGEQNYAELGRLLLQERLVRHIVIAGGPDEVGLGNTLASHIGTAAVNLCGATEMLDIIPLAEHARYIIGNDTGTSHLAACSARPQVVICGPTDPTRVKPLGDQVIAIQADLPCSNCYRKHCAHHSCMREVRPAQVLALLTVAQVHAIIRVPARILEALPHA
- a CDS encoding glycosyltransferase — protein: MNIHSLHIIGSRQSGGAERFYARLVNALAQCGGRVTSITPPGSAINAELNANVQQRHLPLRSVWDLPSRWKIGMTARTGDADIVQTYMGRATRLTHFKPGKKPVHVARLGGYYDLKGYRHAHAWVGNTHGICDYLIQHGLPAQRVFHIGNFVEPGAPLSATEQVIHRQALGVPHDAWVVSAVGRLHPNKGMADLLDAFHLLPAQLAGRPLHLAIAGDGPLRAALHQHAAQLGISDRVHWLGWQADPAPVYRSADVFVCPSRHEPLGNVILEAWAQGVAVVSTRSQGAQELIEDGVDGVLTPVGDAAAMAGAIRALIGDESACGRLAAQARHKLAQQFSEAGIVGEYTALYQHLLAALR